The Meiothermus sp. CFH 77666 DNA window CTTGCCAACCTGCCCTTTGCACAGGCGGCTCGGCTCTTCCTGGCCTCGGGTGGCTCGCCCGGCCACCTGCGCGAACTGCTGGCAGTGCCCCATAACGGCACCGAGGTGCCCCTGCCCCAACGGGTACGGGCCCAGGTGCAGCTCGAGGCCCGTATGCTCTCGCTGGAGGCCCGCCTGGCCCTCGAGCGCCTCTCGGTGCACCCCGGCCCCTATAGCCAGGGCTTGCTGGATGCGCTGGAGGCCACGCCCTATCTGGACGAGCTCGAGCGCCGGGGCTGGCTGGTCTATGTTGGGCAGTGGCAGTTCTCCGACGACGCCAGCCGCCGGGTTCTGTACCTGGGGTTGCAACCGGGCCGCCGCCAGCAATACCACCGCCAGGCGGCTCTGCAATGCGCCATGGAAGAACAGCGTATGGCCGAGGCCTACCACCGCCTGATGGCCGGTGACACCGCCGACTGGGGCACCTTTGTGAATACCCTGCCGGGCTGGACCCGCTACGGCCTCAAGGCCTGGCTGGGCATGAACGAAACCCTGCCGATGAGCCCAAATACCAGTGAGATGGCCCGGGGTAGTGAGCTGGCGCTGTTGGAAGAAGCCCGTTTTGGACAGGGCTTTGAAGTAGATGGCCGCCATGTGCGCTGGGTACGCACCCCTTCCCAGGCCACCACTTCGGGCATCATGTGGGCCAGCCACGATGAAGCTTCCCTGCTGCACCTCAAGGGCCATGCCTACGTGGAAAACCCCCTGGGGGTAGGTATCTCGGGCCGTGCTGCGCCCCTCATGCTGGAGATCCAGGAGCCCCGCGAGGCAAGGGTGATTTTCTTACCGGGCATCCAGGCTGGCGCCCTGGCCGACAACGCCCTGCTGCTGCCGCTACAAGAAGAACTCGATATCTGGTTCCGGGTGCCGGCGGGGGCCAGCATCCGCCTTACCAGCAGCGCCGAAAGCTGCCTGATTGATTTAGAGGCCTCCTCCTATCGGATAGCCCCGGCAGCCCAGGCCCAGTCTGCGCCGAAAGTAGAGGTGTTCGAATTTTTTCGTAGCGCGGTAGAAGCCGCGAGGAAATACTGAATCCTCCACGAAAACCGGGGCGTGGAGCCCCGGTTTGATTGGGTTGGATGGTTCGTCACAGATAGATCGTACCAGCGTTATGCCTGGTAGCTGCCTGCCTGAAGGCCCGCTTGCTCGAGCCAGCTCTTGAGCTTGGCAATGGAGAAACGGCTCATCGAGGCGGCGTGGTTGCCATAAACCAGGGTAGGAACGCTGCGCTTGCCGTTATTCACCTTCATTACCAGCTCGGCAGCGCTCGAGTCCTGTTCGATGTCCACTTCGGTATAGGGCAGGCCGAGGCTTGCGAGGGCTTGTTTGGTGGCACGGCAGTCGGGGCACCAGGAGGTGGTGTACATGATAATCATAGCCAGCCAGGAGTGTACGCGGCCCGGGGGCAAAACTGTGTGCTTCTGACAACGCTGGCTAGGCTTCGCCAACCTCGAGGGCCGCCGTCAGGGCCGCACCCAGCAGCCCGGCCTCGCTCCCCAGCTTGGCCAGGTGGATGGGCGGGGTGATCCAGTTCTCCATGTAGCGGTGGTACGAGCGCATCACTTCGTCCAGATAAGCCGGGCCCGCGTTGAGCGCGACCCCGCCCCCCAGCACCACCACCTCGGGGTCGTAGCACTTCACCAACGAAGCCAGGGCAATGCCCACCCAGCTTGCGGCCTGCAAGACAATCCGGCTGGCCCTGGGGTCGCCTTGCTGGAACAGGGCAAAGAGCTCGCGGGTGCCCATCTCGCGCTTGAAAGAGGCCAGGGCCATGCGCTCCATGGCCGGGCCCGTAGCCAGCGCCTCCAAGCAGCCATCCAGCCCGCAGCCGCACAGGGGGCCGCCCGGCTGCATGGTGATGTGCCCAATCTCGCCCCCCTGACCATTCACGCCCCGCAGCACCCGGTTCCCCCACACAAAACCGCCGCCCACCCCGGTCGAAACCGTCATGAAAAGGCTGCTCTCGGCGCCCTGGGCTGCGCCCAACTTGTGCTCGGCCAGTGCCGCGGCGTTGGCGTCGTTTTCCATGTAGACCTTGTAGCCGGTGGCCTCCTCCAAGAGCTCCACAATGGGAAAGTCGGTGAAGTTGGCGATGTTGGGGGCAAACTTGATACGGCCTCGTTTGAAGTCCAGCGGCCCCGGGGTGCCCAGGCCAATGGCCTTGACGCCAATACCTGCGGCCTCTATGGCTGATAAAGCGGCCTGGGCCATGGCGGCAATAACCGCTCTGCCGCCCTCCTCGGGGGTAGGCACCGTGACCCTGGCCCGAATAACGCCCTCGCTCAGCACCCCCGCCATAATTTTGGTTCCGCCCAGGTCTATCCCCACTACGCTCATGATGGCTCTCCTTGGTGATCGCGCTCCATGATCAGCACGGCTTCTTCGTGCAGCGCCTGGGGCACCCAGAGGCTCACATCGCCGGTGTAGGTGCCCATGTAGGCTTCGGGCAGGCCAAAGCTGGTAAAGGGGGTCTCGAGGTAAACCGGAATACGGCTTTGTTCCAGCCGAGCCCGGATGCCCTCGGCAATAACCCTGGGTGCTGAAAGGAGCAGTTCATACGGTATTTCCCCGATCAAGCGATGGGAGGGGTGCTGGCCCTGACTTTCGTCACCCCGGACGTGATGATCGTTCATTGGCTAACAGCATAACAGCCTGGAGGAAAGAAGGACTCACGATGCCAAGTGTCCAGCGGGCCTTTTGGCCCGGTAGCCGTTGCACATTACCCAAGATTTACAAACCGGCCCGCTAAGCTAATGGGCAGTAGCTATGCTGGCCCAGGTACGAACCTACAGTCTATTTGGCCTCGAGGCCCAGCCCATCACGGTCGAGGTGGACGTTTCGCCAGGAATGCCCTTCTACGCGGTGGTAGGCTTGCCCGACAAGGCCGTAGAGGAGTCGCGCGAGCGCGTGCGAGCCGCCCTCAAGAACGCCGGCTTTCCCTACCCCCAGGGGCGGGTGGTGATCAACCTGGCCCCGGCAGAGTTGCGCAAGGAAGGGACCCATTACGACCTGCCCATTGCCCTGGGGCTGCTCTGTGCCCAGGGAACCCTTCCCCCCGAAGCCCTGCAAGGGTTTGCGGCGGCGGGCGAGCTGGGCCTGGACGCGGAACTCCGCCCGGTTCCGGGAGCGGTCAACCTGGCCCTGGGGGCCCTTCAAGAGGGCTACAAGCTCCTGATGCCCCTGGCTTCCGCCGAAGAGGCCGCCCTGATTGAAGGGGTGCAGGTGTTTGGGGCGGCGCATCTGGCGCAGCTGGTGCGGTTCTTGTTGGGGGCTGAAGAGCTGCCCACCGCCCGTGCTGGCCAGGTTGTGCAAAGCCTGGATGCCTCCCTCGACCTGCTCGATGTCAAGGGCCAGGCCAAGGCCAAGCGGGCCCTGGAAATCGCCGCCGCCGGAGGGCACCACCTTTTGATGAGCGGCAGCCCCGGCTCGGGCAAGACCATGCTGGCCAAGCGCCTGCCGGGTTTGTTGCCGCCTTTGAGCCCAGAGGAGGCGCTCGAGGTCACCCGCATTCACTCCGCCGCCGGGCGGCTCATGAAGGGCCTCCTCAAAACGGCCCCCTTTCGCAGCCCCCACCACACCGTCTCGGATGCCGGGTTGATCGGCGGTGGTACCATCCCCAAGCCGGGCGAAATTTCCCTGGCCCACCGGGGGGTATTGTTTCTGGACGAGTTTCCCGAGTTTTCCCGCGATGCCCTGGAAGTGCTGCGCCAACCCCTGGAAGATGGCGTGGTCACCATCTCGAGGGCCCGGGCCAGCTTCACCTACCCGGCCCGGTTTCTCCTGGTAGCTGCTATGAACCCCTGCATCTGCGGCTGGTTCGGCGACCCGGAAAAACCCTGTAGCTGTACCCCTACCCAGCGCACCCGCTACGTAGGCCGCATCTCCGGCCCCCTGCTGGATCGCTTCGACCTGGTGGTGGAGGTGCCAAGGCTTACCCCGGAGGAGCTAGCCCGCGCTCCTGAGGGCGAACCCACCGCCGTGGTGCGGGAACGGGTGCTGGCGGCCCGGGAGCGGATGCAGTCCCGCCAGGGCAAACTGAACAGCGAACTCTTTGGCCGCACCCTGCGCCAGCACACCGCACTCTCACACGCTTCCGAGGCCCTGCTGCAAGCCGCCACCCAGCGCCTGGCCCTCACCGCCCGCAGTTACGACCGCATCCTGCGGGTGGCGCGTACCATCGCCGACCTCGCGGGGGCGGAGCACATCCAGGAAGCCCACCTGGCCGAGGCGCTGACGTATCGAAGGAGTCTGGGGTAACCTGCCTGAGCTAAACTCATGCCATGGACGCCCTGGCCCTGTACCGGCAGGGCCGCTACCCAGAAGCCCTCTCCCTGGCCCAACTTCAGGGGGAGGCCAAGACTGCTGCGCTGGCCCTGCTGGCCCAGGGAAACGCAGCAGAGGCCCAGCGCCTGCTGGAGGCCTGGCAACCCCAGGGCCTGGAGGATCAGGCCGAGCGCCTCGCCCTCCTGGGTTTCGCGGCCTATCGTCAGGGCGATTCGCAGGCCTACCGCCGCCTGGCCCTGGCCGCGGCCCAGACCGCCCAGACCCCCCTGACCCTCTACCACCTGGGCCTCTCGCTCCCGCCCAGGGACGGCCTCCTGGCCCTGCAGGAAGCCCTGCACCGCCTGCAAGCCCAGGCCGCCCCCCCGGTGGAGCAGGCCCGCCTGGCCTTCGCCCTGGCCCGTACCCTTAGGCGGCTGGGCCGCTTTCCTGAGGCCCTGGCCTACGCCAGCCTGGCCGTCCTGCAAGACCCCCAGCCCCACTACCGGCTGGAAGAGCTCACCCTGCTGGCCTACACCGGGGAGGAACCCCTGCCCCGCCTGGAGAAGGCCCTGCCCCCTTTCCTGGCCCACCCCGCCCCCCCGGTGCGCTACTACGCGCTGTGGCTCTCGCTGCTGCTGCAGGGCATGCAGGGCCCGCCCGACCCCGGCCTCCTTCCAACCCTCCTCGATCAGACCCCCAGCCCCCACCAACCCTACGACCTGCCCTTGCTGGTGCTGCTCTTCAAAGACCACCCGTTCCGGCAACCCCTCCTCTCCCGCCTGCTGCGGGCGGCTAGGGCCCAGCCCTCCAGAGAACCCCTGCCCCAGGCCCTGCTGCTCCTCGCTGAGGGGCTCTACCGCTACCCCCAGCTCGAGGCCCGCCCCCTGCTGGAGGAGAGCCTCCCCGCCCTGGAAGCCGAGTGGGCCGAGGAGGCCCTGCGGGCGGTGGCCCACCTCAGCGCCCTGGAGGGCCAGCCCCTTCCCGAGCCCTACCGCAGCATGGCCTGCTCCCTGCGCCCCGAGGCCAGAGCCCTCTTCCTGCCGGCGGAGCTCCCCTCGCTCACCCTGACCACCCCCTACCTGCAGGCCCTGGGAAAGGCCCAGCTCCAGGGCTTCCCCAACCTGCGGCCCCGCAGCCTCGAACTCCTCACCCTGCTCCTGGCCCATCCCGAGGGCATCACGGGCGAGGCCCTGGCCCAGGAACTCTACCCCGAGCCCAACCCGATGGCCCTCAAGACCGAGATCTGCCGCCTGCGCCAGCAGGGGTTCGAGATTCAAAGCCGCCCCTACCGGCTCCTCACCCCCATCGAGGCCGACTTCCTGAGGCTCCAAGAAGCCCTACAGCAAAACCAGCTTTACCCAGCCCTGGCCCTCTACCAGGGCCCCCTCCTGCCCAAAAGCCAGGCTCCGGGCCTCGAGGTGTTGCGAAACCGGATCGAGGAGCAGCTCAAACGGCGGGTGCTCGACCACCCTGACCCCGAACCCCTCTACCGGCTGGCCCAGAAACTCCCAGATGACCTCACCCTCTGGGAAGCCCTGCTCCAGCGCCTGCCCGCGCAAGACCCCCGCTACCCGGCGGTGCTGGCCTGGGCGAGAAGGCTCAGCGCCCAGTATCGCTAGGCCCGCCTGAGCGCACCGATTCTGGGGGGATGCAGTCGGGGCGGGCGCAGGCGTAGGCCGCATCCCGGAAAGCCAGAGCCAGCAGAACCAAAAGGGCCAGCAACAATACTCCCTTGCGCATACCTCCACCCTACCCAACCCCAGGTAACCTAATCGGTCAGAAGGTAACCAAAATGAGTTAAGAAGGTAACCATTCTGAGAGGGGGTTTGGTTACCTGGGGGGTGCTATAAAAAATGACGATTACAGCCGCAAAACATTTTGTTTCCTGGGAGGTGATCGAAATGGAGAAGACCATCCAGCTCAAGCTAAAAGCCCCTCGCTTGCTTAAATTTGTGTCGGAAGGTCATCACAAAAAGGTTTCAAGGCCTTACGCTGATTCGCTGAGCAACCTTGGCGAGGCTTCCTCTGGCAAACCTGTGGTAGGATTTTTTGGCTACAGCTATACGGTGTCCTACTCATGGGTTAGCCAGGGGTCTGCGCTTGACCCAGCCTCTTCTCGTGTTTCTTTGGTGAGTTGCCCTTGCGGGGCGGGGATTTAGTCGGATCTACCTTTCAGTGCTTTGTTGCGGCTGTAATCCCAAAATTGCAGGGAGGGTTTGATGGGAGGCGAATTGAAGGTCAAACTCGAACAATCCTTGGCGCCTGTCTTTGGTTTGCCCAACCCCCTTTTTGTGACGGATTCTTCAGATCTTGTGACTTGGCTAAGGGGCTCACAACTTAGGAGCTTACCTTTTAGATGATGTCGCAGGCCTCCCTAAGCGCCGACGTAAAAATGTGGTTCTTTTGCCTACCACAAGGGATGGGCTCTCTTTTTTTCGGCTCGAGCGCTTTTTTAAAGGAAGCCGGGTGCTAATCGTACCCTTGGTCGCCTTTGACCCCTCTTTGGAGGCGTCCATCTATACGACCAATCTGCTGGCTTCTTCGGATTTCACTCAAGCTACCAAGGACAATGCCAGGTGGGTTTCTATATTGGAGGATGGCGAAGCCCAACGCCTCGTATTCAAGGGGCCATGCGGTGAACTAGAGGTAATCCTGAAGGAGAGGCTAGACCTTATGCTCCCCCGTACGAAAGAAGGCTTGCTGCCAGGAGAGTGGGAAGCGATAGGCATGTTCTTTGAAATAGCTAATCACTGGTGCTAGTCA harbors:
- a CDS encoding transcriptional regulator; the encoded protein is MNKAGGPIQLKLWGPARLEYQGRELKLQRKGLAILYYLALEGATRREVLADLLWGHSAASQNLRVELHRLSQALAPLGYTLFKAGEDPLQLPPFVTLDRTPSPGAPMEGLEELSVEFRAWLEGQRSQLMANSSGTVGRERLVQEVASQLTLPAVLILMGRPGSGRTAFAQALAKALGMPFLEGPRGGGKALHYLRPPYTDVSMERILTDRDGLWVVERSSYGEDPRLILELRSHYPAERTRYITLPPLSWAEARASMLANLPFAQAARLFLASGGSPGHLRELLAVPHNGTEVPLPQRVRAQVQLEARMLSLEARLALERLSVHPGPYSQGLLDALEATPYLDELERRGWLVYVGQWQFSDDASRRVLYLGLQPGRRQQYHRQAALQCAMEEQRMAEAYHRLMAGDTADWGTFVNTLPGWTRYGLKAWLGMNETLPMSPNTSEMARGSELALLEEARFGQGFEVDGRHVRWVRTPSQATTSGIMWASHDEASLLHLKGHAYVENPLGVGISGRAAPLMLEIQEPREARVIFLPGIQAGALADNALLLPLQEELDIWFRVPAGASIRLTSSAESCLIDLEASSYRIAPAAQAQSAPKVEVFEFFRSAVEAARKY
- a CDS encoding glutaredoxin family protein, translating into MIIMYTTSWCPDCRATKQALASLGLPYTEVDIEQDSSAAELVMKVNNGKRSVPTLVYGNHAASMSRFSIAKLKSWLEQAGLQAGSYQA
- a CDS encoding ROK family protein, giving the protein MSVVGIDLGGTKIMAGVLSEGVIRARVTVPTPEEGGRAVIAAMAQAALSAIEAAGIGVKAIGLGTPGPLDFKRGRIKFAPNIANFTDFPIVELLEEATGYKVYMENDANAAALAEHKLGAAQGAESSLFMTVSTGVGGGFVWGNRVLRGVNGQGGEIGHITMQPGGPLCGCGLDGCLEALATGPAMERMALASFKREMGTRELFALFQQGDPRASRIVLQAASWVGIALASLVKCYDPEVVVLGGGVALNAGPAYLDEVMRSYHRYMENWITPPIHLAKLGSEAGLLGAALTAALEVGEA
- a CDS encoding YifB family Mg chelatase-like AAA ATPase; its protein translation is MLAQVRTYSLFGLEAQPITVEVDVSPGMPFYAVVGLPDKAVEESRERVRAALKNAGFPYPQGRVVINLAPAELRKEGTHYDLPIALGLLCAQGTLPPEALQGFAAAGELGLDAELRPVPGAVNLALGALQEGYKLLMPLASAEEAALIEGVQVFGAAHLAQLVRFLLGAEELPTARAGQVVQSLDASLDLLDVKGQAKAKRALEIAAAGGHHLLMSGSPGSGKTMLAKRLPGLLPPLSPEEALEVTRIHSAAGRLMKGLLKTAPFRSPHHTVSDAGLIGGGTIPKPGEISLAHRGVLFLDEFPEFSRDALEVLRQPLEDGVVTISRARASFTYPARFLLVAAMNPCICGWFGDPEKPCSCTPTQRTRYVGRISGPLLDRFDLVVEVPRLTPEELARAPEGEPTAVVRERVLAARERMQSRQGKLNSELFGRTLRQHTALSHASEALLQAATQRLALTARSYDRILRVARTIADLAGAEHIQEAHLAEALTYRRSLG